A window of Ipomoea triloba cultivar NCNSP0323 chromosome 2, ASM357664v1 contains these coding sequences:
- the LOC116007292 gene encoding probable alpha,alpha-trehalose-phosphate synthase [UDP-forming] 7, which produces MMSRSYTNLLDLAAGNFPEMGRERERKRMPMPRVMTVPGSICEFEDEQANSVASDNVSSLVCDRMIIVANQLPLKAKRRPDNEGWSFSWNEDSILFRLKDGLPEEMEVQYVGSLCVDVDPIEQDDVSSYLLEKFQCVPTFLPPNLMEKYYEGFCKKHLWPLFHYMLPFSPDHGGRFDRSMWEAYVSANKIFSQKVIEVLNPEDDFVWIHDYHLMVLPTFLRRRFNRLRMGFFLHSPFPSSEIYRTLPVRDEILKALLCSDLVGFHTFDYARHFLSCCSRMLGLEYQSKRGYIGLEYYGRTVGIKIMPVGIHMGHIESVMRLADKEKKFKELRQQFEGKIVLLGVDDMDIFKGINLKLLAMEHMLKQHPKWQGRAVLIQIANPARGKGIDLEEIHAEMQESCKRINKEFGNPGYEPVVFIDNSISSSEKMAYYSVAECVVVTAVRDGMNLTPYEYVVCRQGIPGAEADSDLAGAMKSMLVISEFIGCSPSLSGAIRVNPWNVEATAEAMNEALSMSEQEKQMRHEKHYRYVSTHDIAYWSRSFLQDMERTCADHFRKRCYGIGLGFGFRVVALDPNFRKLSIDDIEAAYIKAKSRAILLDYDGTVMPQNSIIKSPSERVLSILNRICSDQNNTVFIVSGRGRDSLSKWFSPCRKLGLAAEHGYFLRRSQDHDWELSGQGSDFGWMQLAEPVMQSYTDATDGSSIEKKESAIVWQYRDADPGFGFSQAKEMLDHLESVLANEPVAVKSGQHIVEVKPQGVTKGLVAEKIFTSMAEKGKLADFVLCIGDDRSDEDMFEVIGDAVSRSILSFNAKVFACTVGQKPSKAKYYLDDPSEVIVMLESLAESTSTPVTSDEEADDDS; this is translated from the exons ATGATGTCAAGATCGTATACAAACCTTTTAGATTTGGCAGCTGGAAATTTTCCAGAAATGGGGAGGGAAAGGGAGCGTAAACGGATGCCAATGCCAAGGGTAATGACGGTGCCTGGTAGTATCTGTGAGTTTGAAGATGAACAGGCTAATAGTGTTGCTTCTGATAATGTGTCTTCACTAGTCTGTGATAGGATGATTATTGTTGCTAATCAGTTGCCCTTGAAAGCAAAGCGAAGACCAGATAATGAAGGGTGGAGCTTTAGTTGGAATGAGGACTCGATACTATTCCGACTTAAGGATGGTTTACCGGAAGAAATGGAAGTGCAATACGTTGGATCTTTGTGTGTTGATGTTGATCCAATTGAACAGGATGATGTCTCCAGCTATCTTTTGGAAAAATTCCAGTGCGTTCCTACTTTCCTTCCCCCAAATTTAATGGAGAAGTATTATGAAGGATTCTGCAAGAAACATTTGTGGCCGCTTTTTCACTACATGTTGCCGTTTTCACCTGATCATGGAGGCCGCTTTGATCGATCTATGTGGGAAGCATATGTGTCTGCGAATAAGATTTTTTCACAAAAGGTGATTGAAGTTCTTAATCCTGAGGATGATTTTGTTTGGATTCATGATTATCATTTGATGGTGTTGCCCACATTCTTGAGGAGGCGATTCAACCGACTGAGAATGGGTTTCTTCCTTCATAGCCCATTTCCTTCTTCTGAGATTTACAGGACACTTCCTGTCAGAGACGAAATTCTCAAGGCTCTGCTTTGCTCTGACCTTGTTGGTTTCCACACTTTTGATTATGCACGACATTTCCTCTCTTGCTGCAGTCGGATGTTAGGCTTAGAGTACCAGTCAAAAAGGGGTTATATTGGGCTGGAGTACTATGGGAGGACGGTAGGGATAAAGATTATGCCTGTTGGTATACATATGGGACATATTGAATCAGTGATGAGACTTGCTGATAAAGAGAAGAAGTTCAAGGAGCTAAGACAGCAATTTGAAGGAAAAATCGTGTTGCTTGGAGTTGATGACATGGATATTTTCAAAGGCATCAACTTAAAACTTCTAGCTATGGAACACATGCTCAAACAACATCCAAAGTGGCAAGGAAGGGCTGTGCTCATCCAAATTGCAAATCCTGCAAGAGGGAAAGGGATTGATTTGGAGGAAATACATGCTGAGATGCAGGAAAGCTGCAAGAGAATCAATAAGGAATTTGGCAATCCTGGATATGAGCCAGTAGTTTTCATTGATAACTCCATATCAAGCAGTGAAAAAATGGCTTACTATAGTGTCGCAGAATGTGTTGTTGTTACAGCTGTAAGGGACGGGATGAACCTGACTCCATATGAATATGTTGTGTGTAGACAAGGAATTCCTGGTGCAGAAGCAGATTCTGATTTGGCTGGAGCCATGAAGAGCATGCTAGTGATATCTGAATTTATTGGGTGTTCTCCTTCGCTAAGTGGGGCCATCCGTGTTAACCCATGGAATGTTGAAGCTACTGCTGAGGCAATGAATGAGGCTTTATCAATGTCTGAGCAAGAGAAACAAATGCGACATGAGAAACATTATCGTTATGTTAGCACTCATGATATAGCTTATTGGTCACGGAGCTTTTTGCAAGATATGGAGAGAACTTGTGCTGATCACTTTAGGAAAAGATGCTATGGCATTGGTTTGGGCTTTGGTTTCAGAGTTGTGGCCCTTGATCCCAACTTCAGAAAGCTCTCAATAGATGATATTGAGGCAGCCTATATTAAGGCTAAGAGCAGAGCGATATTACTGGACTATGATGGAACTGTTATGCCCCAAAATTCTATCATCAAGTCTCCTAGTGAAAGAGTCCTCTCAATTTTAAACAGAATCTGTAGTGATCAAAATAATACAGTCTTTATAGTTAGTGGAAGAGGAAGGGACAGTTTAAGCAAGTGGTTCTCTCCTTGTAGGAAATTGGGGCTTGCTGCAGAACATGGTTACTTCTTGAG GCGGTCACAAGACCATGATTGGGAACTGTCTGGTCAGGGCTCTGATTTTGGATGGATGCAGCTTGCTGAGCCTGTGATGCAGTCCTATACTGATGCTACAGATGGTTCTTCCATTGAAAAGAAGGAAAGTGCTATAGTTTGGCAGTATCGTGATGCAGATCCTGGTTTTGGTTTTTCTCAGGCAAAGGAGATGCTTGATCATCTCGAGAGCGTTTTGGCAAATGAACCTGTTGCGGTGAAAAGTGGGCAGCACATTGTAGAAGTCAAGCCTCAG GGAGTCACCAAAGGTTTGGTTGCAGAGAAAATATTCACCTCTATGGCAGAGAAAGGGAAACTGGCGGATTTTGTGCTTTGCATTGGTGACGACAGATCTGATGAGGATATGTTTGAAGTAATTGGTGATGCGGTCTCTAGAAGTATCCTCTCTTTCAACGCGAAGGTTTTTGCCTGCACTGTTGGACAAAAGCCAAGCAAGGCGAAGTATTATTTGGACGACCCATCCGAGGTTATAGTCATGCTTGAATCTCTTGCTGAATCAACCAGCACCCCGGTCACTTCTGACGAAGAAGCTGATGACGACTCTTGA